Proteins encoded together in one Citromicrobium bathyomarinum window:
- a CDS encoding TetR family transcriptional regulator: protein MELTRAELFERIWSEPIGSVAARYGLTGNGLAKICDRLDIPRPPRSHWTRSASARDPRPDLPPAPIGLSETFALGQRQPRKSPGTRTRMTAEERRQHLMDTASELALKEGLSAVTIREVARLAGISETQVHNCFGGRTELLLALARREIATQETQRRKRIARGTNHQTRVMLSTIGYLHEAAQRGPLLQMLLRTPEVRDALKPEWVAQSNAARAPILQQLVGKRKMDLQSARASTAALAAVSLKAGGIVASRRAPFAMVEEICLTVIMAGVHSGDTLAAEAD from the coding sequence ATGGAACTGACCCGCGCCGAGCTGTTCGAACGAATATGGTCCGAACCCATTGGGTCGGTCGCCGCCCGCTATGGCCTGACCGGCAATGGCCTCGCCAAGATCTGCGACCGGCTCGACATTCCGCGCCCGCCGCGATCGCACTGGACCCGCAGCGCATCCGCGCGCGACCCGCGCCCCGACCTGCCCCCCGCCCCGATCGGCCTGAGCGAGACCTTCGCCCTCGGCCAACGGCAGCCGCGCAAGTCGCCCGGCACCCGCACACGCATGACTGCCGAGGAGCGGCGTCAGCACCTGATGGACACTGCCAGCGAGCTGGCGCTCAAGGAGGGGCTGTCGGCGGTGACGATCCGCGAGGTCGCGCGGCTTGCCGGGATCAGCGAAACCCAGGTGCACAACTGCTTCGGCGGGCGGACCGAGCTGCTGCTGGCGCTCGCGCGGCGCGAGATCGCGACCCAGGAAACCCAGCGGCGCAAGCGGATCGCGCGCGGCACGAACCATCAGACCCGGGTGATGCTCTCGACCATCGGATATCTGCACGAAGCTGCGCAGCGCGGGCCCTTGCTGCAAATGCTGCTGCGCACGCCCGAGGTCCGCGACGCGCTGAAGCCCGAATGGGTGGCGCAGAGCAATGCGGCGCGCGCGCCGATCCTCCAGCAGCTGGTCGGAAAGCGCAAGATGGACCTGCAGAGCGCGCGCGCATCGACCGCCGCACTGGCTGCGGTCAGCCTCAAGGCGGGCGGTATCGTGGCGAGCAGGCGCGCGCCCTTCGCGATGGTCGAGGAAATCTGCCTCACCGTGATCATGGCCGGGGTCCACAGCGGCGACACCCTCGCCGCGGAAGCCGACTAG
- a CDS encoding TetR/AcrR family transcriptional regulator: protein MEAMSAEGDREQQLLDAAQTLIREGRTLNISLGEVADRVGVSRSLLYVYFDGVPAIIDALFLQHLDRLAARILPELDSAEAGYRERASAAYAAYLDYLIESGPILQLILRERHQDSPLGAESQRQFRRLLRRVAEDTRRALSLAPREAFVLLELTAGIPEALARLVRGGEIDRETAHATCRRLVTASVDGFAVAPAT, encoded by the coding sequence ATGGAAGCCATGTCGGCAGAGGGTGATCGCGAGCAGCAGCTGCTCGACGCAGCGCAGACGCTGATCCGCGAAGGCCGGACACTCAACATCTCGCTCGGCGAGGTGGCCGACCGGGTGGGGGTCAGCCGCAGCCTCCTCTACGTCTATTTCGACGGCGTTCCTGCGATCATCGATGCGCTGTTCCTGCAGCACCTCGACCGGCTTGCCGCGCGGATCCTGCCCGAGCTGGATTCCGCAGAGGCGGGCTATCGCGAACGTGCCAGCGCGGCCTATGCCGCCTATCTCGACTACCTGATCGAGAGCGGTCCGATCCTGCAGCTGATCCTGCGCGAACGGCATCAGGACAGTCCGCTCGGCGCGGAGAGCCAGCGGCAGTTTCGCCGCCTGCTGCGGCGCGTTGCCGAGGATACGCGCCGTGCGCTCAGCCTAGCGCCGCGCGAGGCGTTCGTCCTGCTCGAACTCACCGCCGGGATACCCGAGGCGCTGGCGCGTCTGGTGCGCGGCGGGGAGATCGATCGCGAGACCGCGCATGCGACCTGCCGCCGGCTGGTCACCGCCTCGGTAGACGGGTTCGCGGTCGCCCCGGCAACCTAG
- a CDS encoding MmgE/PrpD family protein, which translates to MSEGIGKGMTRRGLIKAGSAAGALAVTAPALAARQATAAPVAEPSEWREITPALTAYIAGARGHRIPAAIRERARLHILDTLAAIVACQPLEAAKLGRSYAAAMSPHGKSPILASRQTASPVDAVFASAMTAHAAEINDFIPSAYVQPGPAIVPVALEAARQNGRTGAELVGAVTAGYEIAGRLPKAIGTRNLYLAGLANHGVAPTFGAAAAAAPLMGLSAEQVDHMLAYCAQQASGSWQWLLDVRHVEKAFVFGGMGARNGMQAAQMAKLGFTGVPASFDNENAWFRWRAFQGEGADHASLVEGLHEHYELSLSAMKRYPVGGPTQPAVRALLDLRQTVRPDEVESITVAMPGEAATFERANMPALNIPYLAAIIMLDGRLDFVSAQSLERQESDTTAQAFARKVTVVRDEAQETGEGEDRTESARVTLLRKDGTREERYVAYVPGFPTHPLSKAEVEVKAHELVEPVLGTRKADRLVALCDGLDSAESVDPIIDLMRFESA; encoded by the coding sequence GTGAGCGAGGGTATCGGCAAGGGCATGACACGGCGCGGACTTATCAAGGCGGGATCGGCGGCGGGCGCGCTGGCAGTCACGGCCCCGGCGCTGGCCGCACGCCAGGCGACCGCCGCACCGGTTGCCGAGCCATCGGAGTGGCGCGAGATCACCCCCGCTTTGACCGCCTACATCGCCGGAGCGCGGGGGCACCGCATACCCGCCGCTATCCGAGAACGCGCGCGGCTCCACATTCTCGATACGCTGGCCGCGATCGTGGCCTGCCAGCCGCTCGAAGCGGCGAAGCTTGGGCGCAGCTATGCCGCTGCCATGTCGCCCCACGGGAAAAGCCCGATCCTCGCATCGCGCCAGACCGCCTCGCCCGTCGATGCAGTGTTCGCCTCGGCGATGACGGCGCACGCGGCGGAGATCAACGACTTCATCCCCTCTGCCTATGTCCAGCCGGGCCCCGCCATCGTGCCGGTTGCGCTGGAAGCGGCGCGCCAGAACGGACGCACCGGCGCGGAGCTGGTCGGCGCGGTGACCGCGGGGTACGAAATCGCGGGCCGGCTGCCCAAGGCGATCGGCACGCGCAACCTCTACCTCGCCGGGCTCGCCAACCATGGCGTTGCCCCCACCTTCGGGGCGGCGGCCGCTGCGGCCCCACTGATGGGCCTGTCGGCGGAACAGGTCGATCACATGCTCGCCTACTGTGCGCAGCAGGCGTCGGGGTCGTGGCAATGGCTGCTCGACGTGCGACACGTGGAGAAGGCCTTCGTCTTCGGGGGCATGGGCGCGCGCAACGGGATGCAGGCCGCGCAGATGGCGAAGCTGGGCTTCACCGGCGTGCCCGCCAGCTTCGACAACGAGAACGCCTGGTTCCGCTGGCGCGCGTTCCAGGGCGAAGGCGCGGACCATGCCTCGCTGGTCGAGGGCCTGCACGAGCATTACGAATTGTCGCTCTCAGCGATGAAACGCTATCCCGTAGGCGGGCCGACACAGCCCGCCGTCCGCGCTTTGCTCGACCTGCGGCAGACCGTGCGGCCCGACGAGGTGGAGAGCATCACCGTGGCCATGCCCGGCGAGGCGGCGACTTTCGAGCGCGCCAACATGCCTGCGCTCAACATCCCCTATCTCGCCGCGATCATCATGCTCGACGGACGGCTCGATTTCGTCTCCGCGCAATCGCTCGAGCGGCAGGAGAGCGACACGACGGCACAGGCCTTCGCACGCAAGGTCACGGTGGTGCGCGACGAGGCGCAGGAGACCGGCGAAGGCGAGGACCGCACCGAGAGTGCGCGGGTCACGCTGTTGCGCAAAGACGGGACGCGCGAGGAACGCTACGTGGCCTACGTCCCCGGCTTCCCCACCCACCCGCTGTCGAAAGCCGAGGTGGAAGTGAAGGCCCACGAACTGGTCGAGCCGGTGCTGGGCACGCGCAAGGCGGATCGCCTGGTCGCGCTATGCGATGGGCTGGACAGTGCCGAGAGCGTCGATCCGATCATCGATCTGATGCGCTTCGAGAGCGCCTGA
- a CDS encoding amidohydrolase family protein, whose protein sequence is MTYTKGRIVNDADSHTMETQDWLADHLEGEYKEMYSEVYSKREGGDRIVKMIDAAKARKNDPEARAKALENPIQGAKGWLGYGGFDKEERVEALDWLGFERQLVFPTFGLGAITKAETDDQRYAAATALNKAQQEFCDADARMDCVAFTPLDDPERGLAEAKRAVSAGAKAVMFSAGPAGDKSPGHPDFDPFWQYLEDNKIPFMLHIGPGTKTQPAKFRNNGRERAADLHGGGENLRFPDFMCLWYAPQEFLTAMVYDGVFQRFPDLRGGVIESGAGWVPEFLRMLDHGWYSFNKTDQYLKDMDLMPSEYLKRAVRFTPFPNEDVGHMIRDSAPELYLFSSDYPHPEGTKDPYGKFEASLEGFDEEVKDMFYRTNYDHMMYRKSEALAEAAE, encoded by the coding sequence ATGACCTATACCAAGGGCCGGATCGTGAACGACGCCGATTCGCACACGATGGAAACGCAGGACTGGCTCGCCGACCATCTCGAAGGCGAGTACAAGGAGATGTATTCGGAGGTGTACTCGAAGCGCGAGGGCGGCGACCGCATCGTGAAGATGATCGACGCCGCCAAGGCGCGCAAGAACGACCCCGAGGCGCGCGCCAAGGCGCTCGAGAACCCGATCCAGGGCGCCAAGGGCTGGCTCGGCTATGGCGGGTTCGACAAGGAGGAACGCGTCGAAGCGCTCGACTGGCTCGGCTTCGAACGCCAGTTGGTGTTCCCCACCTTCGGGCTGGGCGCGATCACCAAGGCGGAAACCGACGACCAGCGCTACGCTGCGGCCACCGCGCTCAACAAGGCGCAGCAGGAGTTCTGCGATGCCGACGCGCGCATGGATTGCGTCGCCTTCACTCCGCTCGACGATCCCGAGCGTGGCCTTGCCGAGGCGAAGCGCGCGGTGAGCGCGGGTGCGAAGGCAGTGATGTTCAGCGCAGGGCCGGCGGGCGACAAGAGCCCCGGGCACCCCGATTTCGATCCGTTCTGGCAGTACCTTGAGGACAACAAGATACCCTTCATGCTGCACATCGGCCCCGGCACGAAGACCCAGCCGGCCAAGTTCCGCAACAACGGGCGTGAGCGCGCGGCGGATCTGCACGGCGGGGGCGAGAACCTGCGTTTCCCGGACTTCATGTGCCTGTGGTACGCGCCGCAGGAGTTCCTCACCGCGATGGTCTATGATGGCGTGTTCCAGCGCTTCCCCGATCTGCGCGGCGGCGTGATCGAGAGCGGGGCGGGCTGGGTGCCCGAGTTCCTGCGCATGCTCGACCACGGCTGGTACTCGTTCAACAAGACCGACCAGTACCTGAAGGACATGGATCTGATGCCGTCGGAGTACCTCAAGCGCGCGGTCCGCTTCACGCCGTTCCCGAATGAGGACGTGGGCCACATGATCCGCGATTCCGCGCCCGAGCTCTACCTGTTCTCGAGCGACTATCCGCACCCCGAAGGCACGAAGGACCCTTACGGCAAGTTCGAGGCCTCGCTCGAAGGGTTCGACGAGGAGGTGAAGGACATGTTCTACCGCACCAACTACGACCACATGATGTACCGCAAGAGCGAAGCGCTGGCCGAAGCGGCCGAGTAA